The Acropora muricata isolate sample 2 chromosome 5, ASM3666990v1, whole genome shotgun sequence genome includes a window with the following:
- the LOC136916502 gene encoding NACHT and WD repeat domain-containing protein 2-like, whose translation MGAIVSRKRRTPIVSSQPIAVLDSQTAAHDATTTSPSGNQASTTPDEVSSRGEDDNVEGADQGDDELENREGKNRSQQSLERSTSASSAESKKSSSSLETTDANQEINVSASEEEDGEKSERNSKRTASASSAVSKKSRCSSKCRDVNTSFDQDTLSDEEFNKAWRKALLEDLDIAITDNVKIVRIFTSSTFTDTFMERNTLMERVYPRLKSYCQERGYDFQVVDMRWGVRDESTDDHMTTELCMRELRACQELSTGPNFITFLGQKYGYRPFPAKISATEFESLLEAVDNRDDHHLLTEWFCKDDNAVPSQYLLQPITSRLPQYRDPENEEARKKASADWWTTFERMQIVLRTAADKVFDEDERLKYHMSVTEDEIRRGIIAVSSPENHCFWFKRVITDLMQNADDRNAGKFVDKMYGETNSLDESAQNLLSSLREKDLPTALPATNVIQYDVKWTSEGISPRSSTEHAEYLEKLCSDVYNVLTRMIHEAIKNKESGDGKDLIAEEVLQHALFCKRKGLACQGRDDFLKEVRQSMLENEKHRVVVLHGESGCGKTSIMAKIAVEIPKWLESDSVIVLLRFIGTSPQSSNIRLLVRSLCEQLYTITENDTSEIPEDLMELWEFFPKCLACTSRHVVLMLDSLDQLPSEDGGRRLEWLPRNLPDNVFLVLSTLPSQEYECFPRLKTIFPQSCFKEVPKFQVNEADLILRSWLSTCHRSLTSAQNEVVLKAFQECPLPLYLKLSFDEACRWKSFTPLDETSLATSVRNVITSFLEQVERRHGKTLVTRALAYITASKNGLTEPELEDVLSLDDDVLNDVYQYWTPPLRRLPPLLWIRIRSDIGDYLLERGADDARVVYWYHRQFIEVATHRYLGLNKEEIHSKLAEFFSGKWANGAAKPYVDKEGHTLLKDRLVAAQPLVFHSENTEGTIFNLRKLNELPYHLLHSGDRKRLKEMTLCNFEFLLTKLRATSTESILDDIGASLMLYPDDEDLISLQKTVQLSSFALKADPNQLAAQLLGRLMGEGDSVDSGGIKDLLQQAYSSSVPCLIPNDKCLTSPGGPLVSLIKLSGDFISQCCGFSCDGKTAFIAMSSSSFQLQVLVVNLKNGKTLQRITIPESEDVGIVLNVQGGSFKPDLLLLAGSADICLLNTSTSQITHRFAALAHESQYLPIPPVSLVDSDSRIVAITDENLKIWTVDDGRLAYEIDVGKINTDEEYGALGVSGVLAAFCVHLSKRFKVLNCKTGEELREVSAFSKAEKCFIAEIKVTSKEQVIVTSTERNNLRLYDIHSGDLIREVSQFRINSGLVRLQVTEDGTRAVGISDYEILITDLENGSVYKTLKSASFGTLIIHQKFFTRDGKIGISFAHDETVRIYDLEKAMKEKKKDIGFTSKDHKAVSSVDSITYLIRGSDDRHVIATAQTNDSNEVIVWDIEASSKVRALKLPMEGPSPSTIRMYGTDYAVGYIHDQKFLHFQVYNLKTGKIERCLQGKASKRTEAFGFVDKNHVIAFSRGRRNLKVWNIKDGKLVKQFKFGQKHRLEDMLVSRNGEAVVCSQVGQTVDHDEENTIPLIFLNPKSGEQKILEEKGTRLLLWKGSIGENGSYLVCLTNDYSAILWDLTSGRRKHWLKAEGEDPTVLVTAISAVRNVALTGQGDGGIFVWDIASGCLQYKFDCLDVDSIFIARDGQMAFSNYRSSNRNIDAWDLHAGSKVASFTSDWKPERMVASGNCLVIAKADRPELMSLHPHLPEHTENVLQEDSPFKGCKIEGLLEQSEEFACGREEDEDEDADDDSDKTDIQKTELTKKAVYASPNIIIGGGSSVFASKNIFFSGNVTINGVPIQDL comes from the exons ATGGGCGCCATTGTTTCAAGAAAGAGAAGAACGCCCATCGTTTCCAGCCAACCAATTGCGGTCCTTGACAGTCAAACTGCTGCGCATGATGCAACTACCACGTCTCCATCAGGTAACCAAGCCTCCACTACACCAGACGAGGTAAGCTCCCGAGGGGAAGACGATAATGTAGAAGGCGCTGACCAGGGTGATGACGAACTTGAAAACAGGGAGGGCAAAAATAGGTCTCAGCAGAGTTTAGAGCGATCGACTTCCGCCAGCTCAGCTGAGTCCAAGAAGAGTTCAAGCTCTTTAGAGACCACAGATGCAAACCAAGAGATTAATGTCTCTGCTTCTGAAGAAGAAGATGGAGAAAAGTCTGAGCGGAATTCAAAGAGGACAGCTTCCGCTAGTTCAGCTGTGTCCAAGAAAAGCAGATGTTCTTCAAAATGCAGAGACGTAAACACGTCGTTCGATCAGGATACATTGTCCGATGAAGAATTTAACAAGGCTTGGAGAAAAGCTCTTCTAGAAGACTTAGATATAGCCATCACAGACAATGTTAAAATTGTCAGAATTTTCACAAGTTCAACATTCACAG ATACTTTTATGGAACGTAACACCCTGATGGAGCGTGTGTATCCTCGTCTGAAATCCTACTGCCAAGAGAGAGGATACGACTTTCAAGTTGTGGACATGAGATGGGGAGTACGGGACGAGTCCACCGATGATCATATGACCACTGAGCTATGCATGAGGGAGTTACGCGCATGCCAGGAGCTTTCAACTGGACCCAACTTCATA ACATTTCTGGGCCAGAAATATGGCTACCGTCCCTTTCCAGCCAAGATTTCAGCCACCGAATTTGAGAGTCTCCTTGAAGCCGTTGACAACAGAGACGACCATCACTTGCTGACAGAGTGGTTTTGCAAGGATGACAATGCAGTTCCCTCTCAATATCTActtcagccaatcacatcacgacTACCTCAGTATCGAGACCCCGAAAATGAAGAGGCACGTAAAAAGGCGTCTGCTGATTGGTGGACTACGTTTGAAAGAATGCAAATTGTCTTAAGGACAGCCGCTGACAAGGTTTTTGACGAGGACGAGCGGCTCAAGTATCACATGTCAG TAACTGAGGACGAAATCCGCCGCGGGATCATTGCAGTTTCGTCACCAGAAAATCACTGCTTTTGGTTTAAAAGAGTCATAACCGATCTCATGCAAAATGCTGATGACCGCAACGCTGGAAAGTTTGTGGACAAGATGTACGGAGAGACAAACTCACTTGATGAGTCCGCACAAAATCTATTGAGCAGTTTGAGAGAGAAAGATCTTCCAACAGCGTTACCAGCGACCAATGTGATCCAATACGATGTCAAATGGACTAGCGAGGGCATCAGTCCTCGTTCATCTACAGAGCATGCTGAATACCTTGAAAAACTTTGTTCAGACGTGTACAACGTCTTGACAAGGATGATCCACGAGGCAATTAAGAATAAAGAATCTGGAGATGGGAAGGATTTAATCGCCGAGGAGGTGCTACAGCACGCTTTATTCTGCAAAAGGAAAGGGTTGGCTTGTCAAGGACGAGACGATTTCCTTAAGGAAGTGAGGCAGTCCATGCTCGAAAATGAGAAACACCGCGTGGTCGTATTGCATGGCGAGTCGGGATGCGGCAAGACTTCCATCATGGCGAAGATAGCTGTGGAAATACCAAAATGGCTGGAATCGGATTCTGTCATTGTCTTGTTAAGGTTCATTGGTACATCCCCGCAGTCATCCAACATCAGGTTGTTGGTGAGGAGTTTATGTGAACAGTTGTACACGATAACGGAAAATGACACTTCTGAGATTCCTGAG GATCTAATGGAATTGTGGGAGTTTTTCCCAAAGTGCTTGGCTTGTACATCTCGACATGTGGTTTTGATGCTGGATTCATTGGACCAACTTCCATCTGAGGACGGTGGAAGACGCCTGGAGTGGTTGCCTAGAAATCTACCAGACAATGTTTTCCTAGTCTTGTCTACCCTGCCCAGCCAAGAGTACGAGTGCTTTCCTCGTTTGAAG acAATCTTTCCTCAATCGTGTTTCAAGGAGGTACCAAAGTTCCAGGTAAATGAAGCTGACCTCATTCTAAGGAGCTGGTTGTCGACCTGTCATCGTTCGTTGACCTCAGCCCAAAACGAAGTGGTGTTGAAAGCGTTTCAAGAATGTCCTTTGCCCTTGTATCTGAAGCTATCATTTGACGAAGCTTGCCGTTGGAAGTCCTTCACTCCTTTGGATGAGACGAGTCTCGCCACCAGTGTAAGAAACGTCATCACTTCCTTCCTGGAACAGGTTGAGCGTCGACATGGAAAGACACTGGTGACACGAGCCCTAGCTTACATCACTGCATCCAAGAATGGCTTGACAGAGCCCGAACTCGAGGATGTGTTATCGCTCGATGATGATGTCCTGAATGATGTATATCAGTATTGGACACCTCCACTTCGACGATTGCCACCATTACTATGGATTCGCATTCGATCTGATATTGGAGATTATCTACTAGAACGAGGAGCAGATGATGCTCGTGTGGTGTACTGGTACCATCGCCAATTCATTGAAGTAGCCACCCATCGTTATCTCGGACTCAACAAAGAGGAAATTCACTCCAAGCTTGCTGAGTTTTTCTCGGGCAAGTGGGCGAATGGTGCAGCCAAGCCTTATGTGGACAAGGAAGGACACACTTTGCTCAAGGATCGCTTAGTTGCAGCACAGCCCTTGGTGTTTCACAGCGAGAACACAGAGGGGACGATTTTCAACTTGCGGAAGCTTAATGAATTGCCTTACCATCTCCTACATTCAGGAGACCGTAAGAGGCTTAAAGAGATGACATTGTGCAATTTTGAATTTCTCTTGACAAAATTACGAGCGACGTCAACAGAATCAATCCTTGATGACATCGGCGCTTCCCTTATGTTGTACCCCGATGACGAGGACCTTATAAGTCTGCAGAAAACGGTCCAGCTGTCCTCCTTTGCACTTAAAGCCGATCCTAATCAACTAGCTGCTCAGCTTCTTGGAAGGCTAATGGGAGAGGGGGATTCTGTTGATTCTGGTGGCATCAAAGATCTCCTTCAGCAGGCATACTCGTCTTCAGTACCATGCCTCATACCCAACGACAAATGCTTGACAAGTCCCGGAGGACCACTGGTCTCTTTGATAAAGTTGTCAGGAGATTTCATATCACAATGTTGTGGTTTTAGTTGCGATGGAAAAACTGCTTTTATCGCCATGTCATCCTCTTCATTTCAGTTGCAAGTGCTGGTTGTTAACTTGAAAAACGGGAAAACGCTCCAAAGAATAACCATTCCTGAATCTGAAGATGTTGGTATCGTGTTGAATGTACAAGGTGGTAGTTTTAAACCAGACCTTCTCCTTTTAGCAGGGTCTGCTGATATATGCCTCTTAAACACATCAACGAGTCAGATTACCCACCGATTCGCAGCCCTTGCCCACGAGAGCCAGTACCTTCCGATACCGCCTGTCTCACTTGTGGACAGCGATTCTCGGATCGTGGCAATAACTGATGAAAACTTAAAGATATGGACTGTCGACGACGGTCGATTGGCGTATGAAATTGATGTCGGTAAAATAAACACCGATGAAGAATACGGTGCGTTGGGAGTATCAGGGGTTCTGGCAGCTTTTTGTGTCCACCTTTCAAAACGTTTCAAAGTtctcaactgcaaaactggtgaGGAACTCCGCGAGGTCAGCGCCTTTAGTAAAGCTGAAAAGTGCTTTATAGCTGAAATCAAGGTGACCTCTAAAGAGCAAGTGATCGTCACCTCTACAGAAAGGAATAATCTTCGTTTGTATGACATACACTCTGGAGATTTAATCAGGGAAGTGTCTCAATTTAGGATCAATTCAGGACTGGTTCGCCTCCAAGTAACAGAGGATGGCACAAGAGCTGTGGGAATTTCTGACTACGAGATATTGATCACAGATCTGGAGAATGGATCAGTGTACAAAACCTTGAAGAGTGCATCGTTTGGAACCCTAATAATACACCAAAAATTCTTCACAAGAGACGGCAAAATTGGTATTTCCTTTGCGCACGATGAAACGGTTCGTATATACGATCTGGAGAAAGCtatgaaagagaaaaagaaggacATAGGCTTCACGTCCAAGGATCACAAGGCAGTGTCCTCAGTGGATTCCATAACTTATCTGATTCGTGGATCAGATGACAGACATGTTATTGCGACAGCGCAAACAAATGATTCCAACGAGGTCATTGTTTGGGACATCGAAGCAAGCTCAAAGGTGCGTGCACTCAAGCTACCGATGGAAGGTCCGTCGCCCAGCACGATTCGAATGTACGGGACTGACTATGCTGTTGGTTACATCCATGATCAGaagtttcttcattttcaagtttATAACCTAAAAACTGGAAAGATTGAAAGATGTCTCCAGGGTAAAGCATCAAAAAGAACGGAGGCATTTGGTTTTGTGGACAAGAATCACGTCATTGCATTCTCTCGTGGAAGACGCAACCTTAAAGTCTGGAACATTAAAGATGGAAAGCTGGTTAAACAGTTCAAGTTTGGACAAAAGCATCGATTGGAGGACATGCTGGTCAGCAGAAATGGGGAGGCAGTTGTGTGCAGCCAAGTTGGTCAAACCGTGGATCATGATGAAGAAAACACGATACCTCTCATCTTCTTAAATCCGAAAAGCGGAGAACAGAAGATCTTGGAAGAAAAAGGCACTCGTCTTCTTCTCTGGAAAGGATCAATCGGTGAAAACGGAAGTTATCTTGTTTGCCTAACAAATGACTACTCTGCCATCCTTTGGGACTTAACGAGCGGGCGCAGAAAACACTGGCTGAAAGCCGAAGGAGAGGATCCTACGGTACTCGTCACTGCAATATCAGCTGTCAGAAATGTAGCTCTAACAGGTCAAGGTGATGGAGGCATTTTCGTTTGGGATATTGCTAGTGGATGTCTCCAATACAAGTTCGATTGTCTTGATGTTGATTCTATATTTATTGCACGTGACGGCCAAATGGCATTCTCGAACTATCGTTCCAGTAATCGCAACATTGACGCGTGGGATCTCCACGCTGGGTCAAAGGTTGCTTCCTTCACGTCAGACTGGAAACCTGAACGCATGGTTGCATCTGGTAACTGCCTTGTAATTGCGAAAGCCGACAGACCAGAGCTGATGTCGCTGCATCCTCATCTTCCAGAACACACAGAAAATGTATTACAAGAAGATTCACCCTTTAAGGGTTGCAAAATCGAGGGTCTGCTGGAACAAAGTGAAGAGTTTGCTTGTGGTAGagaagaagatgaagatgaagatgcTGACGACGATTCAGACAAAACCGACATCCAAAAAACCGAGTTGACAAAAAAAGCTGTGTACGCAAGTCCAAATATTATAATCGGTGGTGGAAGCTCTGTCTTTGCATCCAAGAATATTTTCTTTTCCGGAAACGTTACGATTAATGGAGTCCCGATACAAGATTTGTAG
- the LOC136916527 gene encoding uncharacterized protein isoform X1: MNCELKFWEICLLDHPNLTKAMLFKFLIITALTTSFFLSSDATCSKWVKLNKSPVCFGAKGKAFGGFTIHRNMFVSSFMLVHRSGKVSCNRRVSHLFSYWGCAPNHGTLLTLLTDQKNNILAPEASSVQRKSGRYSLAGYTSSSSALVFCAAKKPHCVFAKSQLRLWYGEDLFSLGESDNGGRTCADVYALIV; this comes from the exons ATGAACTGTGAACTAAAGTTTTGGGAAATTTGCTTATTAG ATCATCCAAATTTAACTAAAGCCATGCTGTTCAAGTTCCTGATTATCACCGCTTTGACCACGAGTTTTTTTCTCTCAAGCGATGCGACCTGTTCCAAGTGGGTGAAACTGAATAAATCGCCAGTCTGCTTCGGTGCTAAAGGAAAAGCGTTCGGTGGTTTCACCATCCATCGGAACATGTTCGTGAGCTCGTTCATGCTCGTGCACCGCTCGGGAAAAGTGTCATGTAATAGAAGGGTCAGTCACTTATTTAGCTATTGGGGATGTGCGCCAAATCATGGTACTCTCTTGACTCTCTTGACtgatcaaaaaaataatatacttGCCCCGGAAGCATCATCTGTACAGCGCAAGTCTGGACGTTACAGTCTAGCTGGGTACACGTCATCTTCTTCTGCCCTTGTCTTCTGTGCCGCCAAGAAGCCTCACTGCGTTTTTGCCAAATCTCAGTTGCGTCTTTGGTACGGGGAGGACCTATTTAGCCTCGGTGAGTCTGATAATGGCGGTCGAACATGCGCCGACGTGTATGCACTGATAGTATAA
- the LOC136916527 gene encoding uncharacterized protein isoform X2, translating into MLFKFLIITALTTSFFLSSDATCSKWVKLNKSPVCFGAKGKAFGGFTIHRNMFVSSFMLVHRSGKVSCNRRVSHLFSYWGCAPNHGTLLTLLTDQKNNILAPEASSVQRKSGRYSLAGYTSSSSALVFCAAKKPHCVFAKSQLRLWYGEDLFSLGESDNGGRTCADVYALIV; encoded by the coding sequence ATGCTGTTCAAGTTCCTGATTATCACCGCTTTGACCACGAGTTTTTTTCTCTCAAGCGATGCGACCTGTTCCAAGTGGGTGAAACTGAATAAATCGCCAGTCTGCTTCGGTGCTAAAGGAAAAGCGTTCGGTGGTTTCACCATCCATCGGAACATGTTCGTGAGCTCGTTCATGCTCGTGCACCGCTCGGGAAAAGTGTCATGTAATAGAAGGGTCAGTCACTTATTTAGCTATTGGGGATGTGCGCCAAATCATGGTACTCTCTTGACTCTCTTGACtgatcaaaaaaataatatacttGCCCCGGAAGCATCATCTGTACAGCGCAAGTCTGGACGTTACAGTCTAGCTGGGTACACGTCATCTTCTTCTGCCCTTGTCTTCTGTGCCGCCAAGAAGCCTCACTGCGTTTTTGCCAAATCTCAGTTGCGTCTTTGGTACGGGGAGGACCTATTTAGCCTCGGTGAGTCTGATAATGGCGGTCGAACATGCGCCGACGTGTATGCACTGATAGTATAA